The following are from one region of the Dehalococcoidia bacterium genome:
- a CDS encoding HD domain-containing protein: protein MKVLTMVQQLLDQRSIESYLTGGFVRDALIGRDSGDIDIVVGAGAMELARSFAGDLEGTFVPLDQEDGIARVVLSGERWGEQKRHFHLDLATMHGSIAEDLALRDFTIDAIAIDMREIANPGAPLIDPFGGQRDLEAGVVRAISEEALRRDPARLLRAPRLAAEFGFSLADETRAQIERHHQLITQVAAERVRDEFCRLLAAPKAAGGLRLLDELGLLLAILPELSPTKGAEQPKEHYWDVLEHSIETVATIEFLLHIEGLKYSSDEVLNPVPWSLALEEHFEQDISSGHRRKTLLKLAGLLHDIAKPQTRSIDEKGRTRFLGHAREGATVAQGMMERLRFSVREREMVQRMIEHHLRPGQMAGEEELPTQRAIYRYFRDTGDVGIDTIFLNLADHLATRGPDLELEAWLRHARSASYVLEQRFREDGIVSPPKLISGHDLIDILGMRPGPELGQLLEAVREAQADGEVATREDALLFVQKRGTGQDQHSNSGINSE from the coding sequence ATGAAGGTCTTAACCATGGTGCAGCAGCTTCTCGACCAGCGCTCGATCGAGAGCTACCTCACCGGTGGCTTTGTGCGCGATGCCCTGATAGGGCGCGACAGCGGCGATATCGATATCGTCGTCGGAGCAGGGGCTATGGAACTGGCCCGTAGTTTCGCCGGAGACCTGGAGGGTACATTTGTGCCCCTGGATCAGGAAGACGGTATAGCCAGGGTGGTGCTCTCCGGGGAGAGATGGGGGGAGCAAAAAAGGCATTTTCATCTCGACCTCGCCACCATGCACGGGAGCATTGCGGAAGACCTGGCACTGAGGGACTTCACCATTGACGCTATTGCCATAGATATGAGGGAAATTGCAAACCCCGGCGCTCCGCTCATCGATCCATTTGGTGGGCAGCGGGACCTGGAGGCCGGGGTGGTGCGCGCCATCAGCGAAGAGGCTTTGCGGCGAGATCCGGCACGTCTGCTGCGCGCCCCGCGCCTGGCCGCCGAATTTGGCTTTTCGCTCGCCGATGAGACCAGAGCACAGATTGAGCGTCATCACCAGCTTATAACGCAGGTTGCCGCGGAGAGGGTGCGCGATGAATTCTGTCGCCTGCTCGCCGCCCCAAAGGCGGCGGGGGGGCTTCGCCTGCTCGATGAGCTTGGCCTGCTTCTAGCCATCCTACCTGAGCTTTCACCCACCAAGGGGGCGGAGCAGCCCAAGGAGCACTATTGGGATGTGCTGGAGCATTCTATAGAGACGGTTGCCACTATCGAATTTCTGCTCCACATCGAAGGCCTGAAATACTCAAGCGATGAGGTGCTTAACCCTGTCCCCTGGTCGCTGGCACTGGAGGAGCACTTTGAGCAGGATATCTCCAGCGGCCACAGGCGCAAGACCCTGCTCAAGCTCGCCGGGCTGCTCCACGATATTGCCAAGCCCCAGACCAGGAGCATCGATGAAAAGGGCCGGACACGCTTCCTCGGGCATGCCAGGGAGGGAGCGACTGTTGCTCAGGGCATGATGGAGCGACTGAGATTCAGCGTTCGGGAGAGAGAAATGGTTCAAAGAATGATCGAGCACCACCTGCGCCCGGGGCAGATGGCCGGTGAGGAGGAGCTTCCCACCCAGCGTGCCATCTATCGCTACTTCAGGGACACCGGCGATGTGGGCATCGATACCATCTTCCTCAATCTTGCCGATCACCTGGCAACCCGGGGTCCCGATCTGGAGCTTGAAGCGTGGCTCAGGCACGCCAGGAGTGCGTCCTATGTCCTGGAGCAGCGCTTCAGGGAGGACGGCATCGTTTCACCGCCTAAGCTGATAAGCGGGCATGACCTAATCGATATACTGGGGATGAGGCCGGGACCGGAGCTCGGCCAGCTTCTGGAGGCAGTACGCGAGGCGCAGGCTGACGGGGAGGTCGCCACCAGGGAGGACGCGCTCCTCTTCGTCCAAAAGCGAGGTACAGGGCAAGATCAACATAGTAATTCAGGAATAAATAGTGAGTAA
- the secD gene encoding protein translocase subunit SecD, which yields MSKKHIITLVCIAVLFALSVSMLAVNRIGGREGMSLGLDLQGGTHLVYEADFSEVQPGTEDDAVEVVREIIEKRINRYGVSEPNIQIIGSGADSRISVQIPGVTEEEALSLVGAVAELDFRERKGADATLAEAADKGDTQIAVSDTTGFESGDTCVVGINKENWDTGQIAAINSSSSIFTLDSELFYYHQAGEPVSNWIPATGTIEGEEIELAGRYLLPNSYVDVQPQTGEPVVYFELNSEGASLFSQITGRLIGQPLGIFLDDEIISAPTVQSQISNKGIIEGLTYDEARLLSSQLNGGALPLPLGHWEGDEFYNDPAVIQSVDATLGADSLKKSLIAGIIGLVLVLAFMTLYYRLPGVLACAALLIYGAIMLAIFKMVPMTLTLAHIAAFILSIGMAVDANVLIFERMKEELRSGKPLKAAVEAGFNRAWPAIRDSNFSTLITCVILFWFGSRIIAAPLVMGFALTLGVGVVISMLTAIVVTRSFLRTMVFTSLAGKASLFRP from the coding sequence GTGAGTAAAAAACATATCATAACCCTGGTGTGTATCGCCGTGCTGTTTGCCTTAAGCGTATCGATGCTGGCGGTCAACCGGATCGGGGGGCGGGAAGGGATGTCGCTAGGGCTAGACCTGCAGGGGGGAACCCACCTGGTATATGAGGCGGACTTCTCCGAGGTTCAGCCTGGCACTGAGGATGACGCAGTGGAGGTGGTACGGGAGATTATCGAGAAGCGGATCAATCGCTATGGGGTCTCCGAGCCGAATATCCAAATAATTGGCAGCGGCGCCGATTCCCGTATCTCAGTCCAGATACCGGGGGTTACCGAAGAGGAGGCCCTGTCACTGGTTGGGGCAGTGGCGGAACTGGACTTTAGAGAGCGGAAGGGCGCGGATGCCACCCTGGCCGAAGCAGCAGATAAGGGGGATACCCAGATTGCGGTTAGCGATACCACCGGCTTTGAATCGGGTGACACCTGCGTAGTTGGTATAAATAAGGAAAACTGGGATACGGGGCAGATAGCAGCCATCAACAGCTCAAGCAGCATTTTCACCCTCGACTCAGAGCTCTTTTACTACCATCAGGCAGGTGAGCCGGTGAGTAACTGGATCCCCGCTACCGGGACCATCGAGGGGGAGGAGATAGAGCTTGCCGGCAGGTATCTCCTGCCCAACAGCTATGTTGATGTACAACCGCAGACTGGGGAGCCGGTAGTGTACTTCGAATTAAATAGTGAGGGGGCCAGTCTTTTTTCCCAGATCACCGGTCGGCTCATCGGGCAGCCTCTGGGCATCTTTCTCGATGATGAGATTATCTCGGCACCGACAGTCCAGTCTCAGATCAGCAATAAGGGTATCATCGAGGGGTTAACCTACGATGAGGCGAGGCTGCTATCCAGCCAGCTTAATGGTGGGGCGCTGCCCCTCCCCCTGGGACACTGGGAGGGGGACGAGTTCTACAATGACCCGGCGGTAATACAGAGCGTCGATGCCACCCTTGGTGCCGACTCCCTGAAGAAGAGCCTCATCGCAGGGATAATCGGTCTGGTGCTGGTGCTGGCGTTCATGACCCTTTACTATCGCCTGCCCGGCGTGCTGGCCTGCGCTGCCCTGCTTATCTATGGCGCTATCATGCTCGCCATTTTCAAGATGGTCCCCATGACCCTCACCCTGGCGCACATCGCTGCTTTCATCCTCTCCATAGGTATGGCAGTTGATGCCAATGTCCTGATATTCGAGAGGATGAAGGAGGAGCTAAGGTCGGGAAAGCCACTTAAGGCTGCTGTTGAGGCTGGCTTTAACCGCGCCTGGCCGGCGATTCGCGATAGCAATTTCTCCACCCTCATTACCTGTGTCATCCTCTTCTGGTTTGGGAGCAGGATCATAGCCGCGCCCCTGGTGATGGGTTTTGCGCTGACCCTGGGCGTCGGCGTTGTTATAAGTATGCTCACCGCGATCGTGGTGACCAGGAGTTTTCTGCGCACAATGGTGTTCACCTCGCTGGCGGGGAAGGCTTCATTATTTCGACCATGA
- the secF gene encoding protein translocase subunit SecF, giving the protein MIDFVGRRKWYFLISGVILLVGVIFLGSAGIQRGIEFTGGTIMTVKFEQEVAQDDLRAAMAGLGYDDAIIQWSDEAGAFIIRTKELLEEAQAVIEEALTEEFGSLTVSDIYAISGSIASEIEGNATIAVFVAAIGILLYVTWAFRKVMKSFRFGVCAIVALVHDVLIVLGVFSVLGVLFDIEIDAMFITGVLTVIGYSVNDTIVVFDRVRENMLKSPGSPLETTVNRSIMETLGRSLNTSITTLFVLLALLLLGGTTISDFVLVLLIGVISGTYSSICIASQLLIVWENGTFSRFFRRVVPKRAPATG; this is encoded by the coding sequence ATGATTGATTTTGTTGGCAGGAGAAAATGGTATTTCCTCATCTCGGGGGTAATCCTCCTCGTAGGGGTCATTTTCCTGGGCTCCGCCGGCATCCAGAGGGGAATAGAGTTCACCGGCGGCACCATAATGACCGTGAAATTCGAACAGGAGGTGGCACAGGATGACCTTCGCGCGGCGATGGCGGGGTTGGGCTACGATGACGCCATCATCCAGTGGAGCGATGAGGCCGGGGCTTTCATCATCCGAACCAAGGAGCTTCTGGAAGAAGCCCAGGCGGTGATAGAGGAGGCCTTGACCGAGGAGTTCGGATCGCTTACCGTCAGTGATATCTATGCTATCTCGGGAAGCATTGCCAGTGAGATCGAGGGTAATGCAACCATCGCCGTTTTCGTAGCCGCCATCGGCATCCTGCTCTACGTTACCTGGGCCTTCCGAAAGGTAATGAAGTCTTTCCGCTTCGGCGTGTGTGCCATCGTGGCTTTAGTCCACGATGTGCTGATTGTGCTGGGCGTATTCTCCGTGCTGGGCGTGCTCTTCGATATAGAGATAGATGCTATGTTCATCACCGGTGTACTCACCGTTATTGGCTACAGCGTGAATGATACCATCGTGGTCTTCGACCGCGTCAGGGAGAACATGCTTAAGAGCCCGGGGAGCCCGCTTGAGACCACGGTCAACCGCAGCATTATGGAAACGCTGGGGCGCTCCCTCAACACCAGCATAACCACCCTGTTTGTCCTGCTGGCTTTGCTCCTCCTGGGCGGGACAACCATCAGCGACTTCGTCCTTGTCCTCCTGATCGGAGTGATCTCAGGTACCTACAGCTCCATCTGCATCGCCAGCCAGCTGCTCATCGTCTGGGAGAACGGTACCTTCAGCCGGTTTTTCCGGCGCGTAGTCCCCAAGCGCGCACCCGCTACGGGGTGA
- a CDS encoding cation diffusion facilitator family transporter — protein sequence MFNTKTSAAGLTIGTVASLILLKVTVGIISGSVSIIAQAVDSLLDLFASLVTFFSLRFAAKPADREHPFGHGKVESISGVVQGGLIFAAAAFILYQAITRIIVGASIEYVTAGIGVMAVCIVVNILVSRHLLRVARKTDSAALEANARNLATDVYTALGVLVGLVAVRITGLNILDPIIAIAVVMFILKTAYDVMRKSFPHLIDVRLPEDEEKLIEFTIREHMGELVSFHSLRTRKAGSERYIELHMIVARDASVERAHKLCDHLEEEIKSKLPNSDVTIHVEPCDRECDSCPDNCPQHQITPGP from the coding sequence ATGTTTAACACTAAAACCAGCGCCGCTGGGCTTACCATTGGTACCGTTGCCTCGCTCATCCTGCTTAAGGTTACAGTAGGCATAATTAGCGGGAGCGTCAGCATCATTGCTCAGGCTGTAGACAGCCTGCTTGACCTTTTCGCCTCATTAGTCACCTTCTTCAGCCTGCGATTCGCAGCCAAGCCAGCCGATAGGGAGCATCCCTTTGGTCATGGGAAGGTGGAGAGCATTAGCGGTGTGGTGCAGGGTGGGCTGATTTTTGCCGCCGCCGCCTTCATCCTTTACCAAGCGATAACCAGAATCATAGTGGGAGCGTCCATCGAGTATGTGACCGCAGGGATCGGGGTTATGGCGGTCTGCATAGTAGTCAACATCCTCGTCTCCCGCCACCTGCTACGGGTAGCCAGAAAAACAGACTCGGCAGCGCTGGAGGCAAACGCTCGAAATTTGGCTACCGATGTCTACACCGCGCTAGGGGTGTTGGTTGGGCTGGTTGCTGTTCGTATAACCGGGCTAAATATTCTCGACCCCATTATTGCTATCGCTGTGGTGATGTTTATATTAAAAACGGCGTATGACGTAATGAGGAAGTCATTTCCTCACCTCATTGACGTCAGGCTGCCAGAGGATGAGGAGAAGCTCATAGAATTCACCATAAGAGAGCATATGGGGGAGCTGGTAAGCTTCCACAGTCTGCGCACCCGAAAGGCGGGAAGCGAGCGCTACATCGAGCTACACATGATAGTGGCCAGAGACGCCAGCGTGGAGAGGGCACACAAGCTATGTGACCACCTGGAGGAGGAAATCAAGTCGAAGCTTCCCAATTCAGACGTGACGATCCATGTCGAACCATGCGATAGGGAGTGCGACAGTTGCCCCGATAACTGCCCCCAGCACCAGATAACGCCAGGGCCCTAG
- a CDS encoding histone deacetylase, whose amino-acid sequence MSAGLVYDPIYLEHDTGPHPENASRLTKTMKHLERTGMMEQLSRISPRAATVEELSTVHAPGYISYVESFARGGGGALDPDTVVSAGSYNAALKAAGGLIEAVDTVMAGEVKSAFALVRPPGHHAVRWEAMGFCLFNNIAVAARHAMDKHRLERILIADFDVHHGNGTQDAFYSDPRVLYFSTHQYPFYPGSGRVDETGEGDGKGATVNVPLPGWCGNEEYLRVYGEVLSPVARRFRPQLILVSAGYDAHWSDQISLMQLSTTGYAKIVRILKGLADELCDERLVFTLEGGYNLDALASSIRATLDVLLGNPDIVDPMGEPPAARGRPDIEALFQAVRGAHGLD is encoded by the coding sequence GTGAGCGCAGGACTGGTATATGACCCTATCTACCTGGAGCACGATACCGGGCCGCACCCCGAGAACGCATCACGGCTGACAAAGACCATGAAGCACCTGGAGCGTACCGGTATGATGGAGCAGCTTTCCCGGATTAGCCCCCGTGCCGCCACTGTGGAGGAACTCTCGACGGTGCACGCCCCGGGGTATATCTCCTATGTGGAGTCCTTCGCCCGGGGGGGCGGCGGCGCGCTCGACCCCGATACCGTGGTCTCAGCAGGCTCCTATAACGCAGCGCTCAAAGCCGCCGGTGGCCTCATAGAGGCGGTTGACACGGTGATGGCAGGGGAGGTAAAGAGCGCCTTCGCCCTGGTAAGACCCCCGGGGCACCACGCGGTCCGCTGGGAGGCAATGGGTTTCTGCCTGTTCAACAACATAGCCGTCGCTGCCAGGCATGCCATGGACAAGCACCGCCTGGAGCGCATCCTTATAGCTGACTTCGACGTCCATCACGGGAATGGGACTCAGGACGCCTTTTATAGTGACCCCCGTGTCCTCTACTTCTCTACACACCAGTACCCCTTTTACCCCGGGAGCGGTCGTGTCGATGAGACCGGGGAGGGGGACGGCAAGGGAGCCACGGTGAATGTACCCCTGCCCGGCTGGTGTGGCAACGAGGAATACCTGCGGGTGTATGGTGAGGTTCTGTCGCCGGTAGCGAGGCGCTTTCGGCCCCAGCTCATCCTGGTCTCAGCAGGCTACGACGCCCACTGGAGCGACCAGATATCGCTCATGCAACTGAGCACCACCGGCTATGCCAAGATAGTTCGCATACTGAAAGGGCTGGCCGATGAGCTCTGCGATGAGCGGCTGGTCTTTACCCTGGAGGGTGGCTATAACCTCGATGCGCTGGCCTCATCGATAAGGGCGACACTGGATGTGCTCCTGGGCAACCCCGATATCGTCGACCCCATGGGCGAGCCTCCCGCAGCAAGGGGGAGGCCAGATATTGAGGCACTCTTTCAGGCGGTAAGGGGTGCTCACGGACTGGACTAG